The following proteins are co-located in the Frigidibacter mobilis genome:
- a CDS encoding aldehyde dehydrogenase family protein, whose amino-acid sequence MSLSFNPDALDLPQGHFIGGSYRPGPEAMVLHRPSDGAAYAGLPVAGADLVDEAVCTAKAALKSSGWGTCQPRERTRALHRWADLIEAEAGHLAQLEAVASTRLISQLVAGDIAVTAEQIRFFAEMADKEGGELVPTRGDQLGMIVTEPFGVVGAITPWNFPISMAGWKLGPALAAGNAVVLKPSEMTPFATLRMAELSVQAGIPAGLVNVVLGDGRTTGNALTGHTGIGKVSFTGSTVAGSAIMENIARSGVKPMTLELGGKSPQLVFADADLSLAADCIARTILFNAGQVCVAGSRVLVEASVAEALAAALVARLKAGHLGPTWDAATEYSPIISARQLDRIDSLVSAAVTEGAEVLTGAARLDGPGYFYAPTLLVGVTQTSTAVTEEIFGPVLTLQTFGTEEEALALADHPTYGLAAGLFTRDLSRAMRVMKQLQAGTVWINRYGRSRDHILPTGGYKSSGIGKDLGRDAYHANRRSKSVLIDL is encoded by the coding sequence ATGAGCCTTTCCTTCAACCCCGACGCGCTTGACCTGCCACAGGGTCACTTCATCGGCGGCAGCTACCGGCCCGGCCCCGAGGCGATGGTCCTGCATCGCCCCTCGGATGGCGCGGCCTATGCCGGCCTGCCCGTCGCCGGCGCGGATCTGGTGGACGAGGCGGTCTGCACCGCGAAGGCCGCCCTCAAATCCTCGGGCTGGGGCACCTGCCAGCCGCGCGAGCGCACCCGCGCCCTGCACCGTTGGGCCGACCTGATCGAGGCCGAGGCCGGGCACCTGGCGCAGCTGGAGGCCGTCGCCTCCACCCGCCTCATCAGCCAGCTTGTCGCCGGTGACATCGCGGTGACGGCCGAGCAGATCCGCTTCTTCGCCGAAATGGCCGACAAGGAGGGTGGCGAGCTGGTACCGACCCGCGGCGACCAGCTGGGCATGATCGTGACCGAGCCCTTCGGCGTGGTCGGCGCGATCACCCCCTGGAACTTCCCGATCTCGATGGCCGGCTGGAAGCTGGGCCCGGCACTGGCCGCAGGCAATGCCGTGGTGCTGAAACCGTCGGAAATGACCCCCTTCGCCACGCTGCGCATGGCCGAACTGTCGGTGCAGGCGGGCATTCCGGCCGGGCTGGTCAACGTGGTCCTGGGCGACGGCCGCACCACCGGCAACGCCCTGACGGGGCATACCGGCATCGGCAAGGTCAGCTTCACCGGCTCCACCGTCGCCGGATCGGCGATCATGGAGAATATCGCCCGCAGCGGCGTCAAGCCGATGACGCTGGAACTGGGCGGCAAGAGCCCGCAACTGGTCTTCGCCGATGCCGACCTGAGCCTCGCCGCCGACTGCATCGCCCGCACCATCCTGTTCAACGCTGGCCAGGTCTGCGTCGCCGGAAGCCGGGTTCTGGTCGAGGCGAGCGTGGCCGAGGCCCTCGCCGCCGCGCTTGTCGCACGCCTGAAGGCCGGGCACCTCGGCCCGACATGGGACGCCGCCACCGAATATTCCCCCATCATCTCGGCCCGCCAGCTGGACCGGATCGACTCTCTGGTCAGCGCAGCCGTCACCGAGGGCGCCGAGGTGCTGACCGGCGCCGCGCGGCTCGATGGCCCCGGCTATTTCTACGCCCCGACCCTGCTGGTCGGTGTCACCCAGACCAGCACCGCCGTGACCGAGGAAATCTTCGGCCCGGTGCTGACCCTGCAGACCTTCGGCACCGAGGAGGAGGCGCTGGCCCTGGCGGACCACCCGACCTATGGGCTTGCCGCGGGCCTCTTCACCCGCGATCTGTCACGCGCGATGCGGGTGATGAAGCAGCTGCAGGCCGGCACGGTCTGGATCAACCGCTATGGCCGCTCGCGCGATCACATCCTGCCGACGGGGGGATACAAATCCTCGGGCATCGGCAAGGATCTGGGCCGCGACGCCTATCACGCCAACCGCCGCAGCAAATCCGTGCTGATCGACCTGTGA
- a CDS encoding tartrate dehydrogenase has translation MTYRIALIPGDGIGLPVTEAAMEVAQKAAPGLLETVTFPWSCETYLQTGRMMPEDGIETLRSFDAIFLGAVGWPALVPDAVSLHGLLLPIRKAFVQYANIRPHRLLPGVQGPLRKEGFDILCIRENTEGEYSGAGGRVHVGTPDEVAVETSVFTRVGVERILRFGFEQARKRRGKLASVTKSNAQKYSMVFWDEITDQLAADYPDVEVSHYHVDAICARMVMAPESLDVVVASNLFGDILTDLGAAIQGGLGFAASANINPSRSAPSMFEPVHGSAPDIAHLGIANPIAAIWSAAMMMDHLGEAVAAARIMAALGATTAQGIGTVPGQDRTETITRAVLAALD, from the coding sequence ATGACCTACCGTATCGCCCTGATCCCGGGGGATGGCATCGGCCTTCCCGTCACCGAAGCGGCTATGGAAGTGGCGCAGAAGGCCGCTCCCGGCCTGCTGGAAACCGTCACCTTCCCCTGGTCCTGCGAGACTTACCTGCAGACCGGCCGGATGATGCCCGAGGATGGGATCGAGACGCTGCGCAGCTTCGACGCCATCTTCCTTGGCGCCGTCGGCTGGCCCGCATTGGTGCCCGATGCGGTATCGCTGCACGGGCTGCTGCTGCCAATCCGCAAGGCCTTCGTGCAATACGCCAATATTCGCCCGCACCGGCTGCTGCCGGGCGTGCAGGGGCCGCTGCGCAAGGAGGGGTTCGATATCCTGTGCATCCGCGAGAATACCGAGGGCGAGTATTCCGGCGCGGGTGGGCGCGTGCATGTGGGAACGCCCGACGAGGTGGCGGTGGAAACCTCGGTCTTCACCCGCGTGGGGGTGGAACGCATCCTGCGCTTCGGCTTTGAACAGGCGCGCAAACGCCGGGGCAAGCTGGCCTCGGTCACCAAGTCCAACGCGCAGAAATACTCGATGGTGTTCTGGGACGAGATCACCGACCAGCTCGCCGCCGACTACCCCGATGTCGAGGTCAGCCACTACCATGTCGATGCGATCTGCGCGCGGATGGTGATGGCCCCCGAAAGCCTTGACGTGGTGGTGGCCTCGAACCTGTTCGGCGACATCCTCACCGATCTGGGCGCGGCGATCCAGGGCGGGCTCGGCTTTGCCGCCTCGGCCAATATCAACCCCTCGCGCTCGGCCCCGTCGATGTTTGAACCCGTGCATGGCTCCGCCCCCGATATCGCGCATCTGGGCATTGCCAACCCCATCGCCGCAATCTGGTCGGCGGCGATGATGATGGACCATCTGGGCGAGGCCGTTGCGGCGGCGCGGATCATGGCGGCGCTTGGCGCCACCACCGCGCAGGGCATCGGCACCGTTCCCGGGCAGGACCGGACCGAAACAATCACAAGGGCCGTCCTGGCCGCACTGGACTAA
- a CDS encoding NAD-dependent succinate-semialdehyde dehydrogenase, whose product MDARVYASLPGLKDEALFRQAALIGGEWLPAASGKVVDVTNPATGAVIGTVPDLSGAETAAAIAAADAAFQGWRRVPHATRAAALERWFALMEAHSDDLALILTLEQGKPLAEAKGEIAYGASFVKWFAEEARRIDGSVIPAPAGDRKIVVLKEPVGVSAIVTPWNFPTAMITRKVAPALAAGCTVVIKPSEFTPFSALALGVLAERAGIPTGVINIVTGMPAEIGAELTANPVVRKLSFTGSTRVGSMLMAQCAPTVKRLSLELGGNAPFIVFDDADLDAAVEGAIASKFRNGGQTCVCSNRILVQAGVYEAFAEKLAAKVAAMKVGPGVEPGVEIGPMINAAAIDKIARHVADATAKGAVILARAPAPEGGQYAAPMVLTGATEAMDLAQEETFGPVAPLFRFETEDEAIRIANGTPFGLAGYFYTESHRRAWRVGQALDFGMVGLNTGSISMAVSPFGGVKQSGLGREGARVGIDEYLETKAFHMAGL is encoded by the coding sequence ATGGACGCAAGGGTTTATGCCAGCCTTCCGGGGCTGAAGGACGAAGCTCTGTTCCGGCAGGCGGCGCTGATCGGCGGCGAGTGGCTGCCCGCCGCCAGCGGCAAGGTGGTCGATGTCACCAACCCGGCGACCGGCGCGGTGATCGGCACCGTGCCGGACCTGTCGGGCGCTGAGACCGCCGCGGCCATCGCCGCCGCCGATGCCGCGTTCCAGGGCTGGCGCCGGGTACCCCATGCAACCCGCGCCGCGGCGCTGGAGCGCTGGTTCGCGCTGATGGAGGCGCATAGCGACGATCTGGCACTGATCCTGACGCTGGAACAGGGCAAGCCGCTGGCCGAGGCGAAGGGAGAGATCGCCTATGGCGCCTCCTTCGTGAAATGGTTCGCCGAAGAGGCGCGGCGCATCGACGGCTCGGTGATCCCCGCTCCGGCGGGTGACCGGAAGATCGTGGTGCTGAAAGAGCCGGTGGGCGTGTCGGCCATCGTGACACCGTGGAACTTTCCCACCGCGATGATTACCCGCAAGGTCGCCCCGGCACTGGCGGCCGGCTGCACCGTCGTCATCAAGCCGTCCGAGTTCACGCCGTTCTCGGCGCTGGCGCTTGGCGTTCTGGCCGAACGGGCGGGAATCCCTACAGGCGTCATCAACATCGTCACCGGGATGCCGGCCGAGATCGGGGCAGAGCTGACGGCGAACCCGGTGGTGCGCAAGCTGTCCTTCACCGGATCCACCCGCGTCGGCTCCATGCTGATGGCGCAATGCGCGCCGACGGTGAAGCGGCTGAGCCTGGAGCTTGGCGGCAACGCGCCCTTCATCGTGTTCGACGATGCCGATCTCGATGCCGCGGTCGAAGGCGCCATCGCCTCCAAGTTCCGCAATGGCGGGCAGACCTGCGTCTGCTCCAACCGGATCCTGGTGCAGGCGGGGGTCTATGAGGCCTTTGCCGAAAAGCTGGCGGCGAAAGTGGCGGCGATGAAGGTCGGCCCCGGGGTGGAGCCGGGGGTGGAGATCGGCCCGATGATAAACGCCGCCGCCATCGACAAGATTGCGCGACACGTCGCCGATGCCACCGCGAAGGGCGCGGTGATCCTCGCCCGCGCCCCGGCGCCCGAAGGCGGCCAATACGCCGCGCCGATGGTGCTGACCGGCGCGACCGAAGCGATGGATCTGGCGCAGGAGGAAACCTTCGGCCCCGTCGCCCCGCTGTTCCGGTTCGAGACAGAGGACGAGGCGATCCGCATTGCCAATGGCACCCCCTTCGGCCTTGCCGGCTATTTCTACACCGAAAGCCACCGCCGGGCCTGGCGCGTGGGCCAGGCGCTGGACTTCGGCATGGTCGGGCTGAACACCGGCAGCATCTCGATGGCGGTATCGCCCTTCGGCGGGGTCAAGCAATCGGGTCTGGGGCGTGAAGGCGCGCGGGTCGGGATCGACGAGTACCTCGAGACCAAGGCCTTCCACATGGCCGGTCTCTGA
- a CDS encoding NAD(P)/FAD-dependent oxidoreductase, whose translation MKFDSYWQDTAPAFTGGAAGPVAGHYDVAVIGAGFTGLGAARKLAKEGRRVVVLEAKSVGFGASGRNGGHLNNGIAHSFLHAKAMFGAERAKAMYRAFDLGIETIERIIAEEGIACDFRRSGKLKLASKPAHYDSLARNFEAIHREVDADTAMLSKADLAGEIGSGIFHGGMLQKKSAMMHMGRFVVGLAEAAARHGAVIHENAPVTARRPHGKGWELTTPQGTVTADKVFLATGAYTTSAFGYFRRRIVPVGSFLLATRPLTGAEVAAAMPGNRTCVTSLNIGNYFRLSPDNRLIFGGRARFSARSDQQSDAKSGAILQAALAGIFPQLAGVEVDYCWGGLVDMTKDRFPRAGHADGVYYSMGYSGHGAQIATHMGEIMADLITGRFDRNPWADLPWKAVPGHFGQPWFLPLVGSYYKLLDRVQ comes from the coding sequence ATGAAGTTCGATTCCTACTGGCAAGATACCGCGCCCGCCTTCACCGGCGGGGCTGCGGGGCCGGTCGCGGGCCATTACGATGTGGCGGTGATCGGCGCGGGCTTCACCGGGCTGGGGGCCGCGCGCAAGCTGGCCAAGGAGGGCCGCCGGGTCGTGGTGCTCGAAGCGAAGAGCGTCGGCTTCGGCGCCTCGGGGCGCAATGGCGGGCATCTGAACAACGGCATCGCCCACAGCTTCCTGCACGCCAAGGCGATGTTCGGCGCAGAGCGCGCCAAGGCGATGTACCGCGCCTTCGACCTGGGCATCGAGACCATCGAGCGCATCATCGCCGAAGAGGGTATTGCTTGCGATTTTCGCCGGTCGGGCAAGCTCAAGCTCGCCTCCAAGCCGGCGCATTACGACAGCCTCGCCCGCAACTTCGAGGCGATCCACCGCGAGGTGGATGCAGATACCGCGATGCTGTCCAAGGCCGATCTGGCGGGCGAGATCGGGTCGGGCATCTTCCACGGCGGGATGCTGCAGAAGAAAAGCGCCATGATGCACATGGGACGCTTCGTGGTGGGCCTGGCCGAGGCCGCGGCGCGGCACGGCGCGGTGATCCATGAGAATGCCCCCGTCACCGCAAGGCGCCCGCATGGCAAGGGCTGGGAGCTGACGACGCCGCAAGGCACCGTCACCGCCGACAAGGTGTTCCTGGCCACTGGCGCCTATACCACCTCGGCCTTTGGCTACTTCCGCCGCCGCATCGTGCCGGTGGGCAGCTTCCTGCTGGCAACCCGGCCGCTGACTGGGGCAGAGGTTGCGGCGGCGATGCCCGGCAACCGCACCTGCGTGACCTCGCTGAACATCGGCAACTATTTCCGGCTGTCGCCCGACAACCGGCTGATCTTCGGCGGCCGCGCCCGGTTCTCGGCCAGGTCCGACCAGCAGTCGGATGCGAAAAGCGGCGCGATCCTGCAGGCGGCGCTGGCGGGGATCTTTCCACAGCTGGCGGGGGTCGAGGTCGACTATTGCTGGGGCGGGCTCGTGGACATGACCAAGGACCGTTTCCCCCGCGCCGGCCATGCGGATGGTGTCTACTACTCGATGGGCTATTCCGGCCACGGCGCGCAGATCGCCACCCATATGGGCGAGATCATGGCCGACCTCATCACCGGCCGGTTCGACCGCAATCCCTGGGCCGACCTGCCGTGGAAGGCGGTACCGGGGCATTTCGGCCAGCCCTGGTTCCTGCCGCTGGTCGGCAGCTATTACAAGCTGCTGGACCGGGTGCAGTAG
- a CDS encoding haloacid dehalogenase type II, translated as MAPFRPKYVTFDCYGTLTNFDMAGAARRIYAETLDEPAMQKFIKNFSAYRLDEILGAWKPYADVVANALERTCKLNGVPFRAEDALQIYNEVPTWGPHPDVPAGLAKVAKEIPLVILSNAMNSQIMSNVEKLGAPFYKVITAEETGTYKPQMNGFEYMMDVLGCGPEDITHVSSSFRYDLMTAHDLGITSKVWVNRKHEPANPYYGYTEIADIGGLPGVFGL; from the coding sequence ATGGCCCCCTTCCGCCCCAAATACGTCACCTTCGATTGCTACGGCACGCTTACCAACTTCGACATGGCCGGCGCTGCCCGTCGCATCTATGCCGAGACGCTGGACGAGCCGGCGATGCAGAAGTTCATCAAGAACTTCTCGGCCTACCGCCTGGATGAGATCCTGGGCGCCTGGAAGCCCTATGCCGACGTTGTGGCAAACGCGCTGGAACGCACCTGCAAGCTGAACGGCGTGCCGTTCCGGGCCGAGGATGCGCTGCAGATCTACAACGAGGTTCCCACCTGGGGCCCGCATCCCGATGTGCCCGCCGGCCTGGCCAAGGTCGCCAAGGAAATCCCGCTGGTGATCCTGTCCAACGCGATGAACAGCCAGATCATGTCCAACGTCGAAAAGCTGGGCGCGCCGTTCTACAAGGTCATCACCGCCGAGGAGACCGGCACCTACAAGCCGCAGATGAACGGCTTTGAATACATGATGGACGTTCTGGGCTGCGGGCCGGAGGACATCACCCATGTCTCCTCCTCGTTCCGCTATGACCTGATGACGGCGCACGACCTCGGCATCACCTCCAAGGTCTGGGTCAACCGCAAGCACGAACCGGCGAACCCCTATTACGGCTATACCGAGATCGCCGATATCGGCGGCCTTCCCGGCGTGTTCGGGCTGTAG
- a CDS encoding GNAT family N-acetyltransferase, whose translation MTDTLSFDQFTPDHLDGALHLSREAGWPHRREDWQFVLRLSRGVVALSGGKVVGTALATPFGAVAMANMIIVDRAMRGRGLGRSLMQRAMALVEAPEWRLVATADGLPLYEKLGFVACGRVLQHQGPVAAQAAPDGVEWAVQADLPALVALDRQATGADRADLIAELMAEGRLAVIREGGALAGFVALRRFGRGEVAGPVIAAGPDEAQRLLGFVFAQREGAFLRVDTTEAAGLAPWLAAQGLAAAGGGIAMRRGTPAAPETSPLQCFALAAQALG comes from the coding sequence ATGACCGACACACTCAGCTTCGACCAATTTACCCCGGACCATCTGGACGGCGCGCTGCATCTGTCGCGCGAGGCCGGCTGGCCGCATCGCCGCGAGGACTGGCAGTTCGTGCTGCGGCTGAGCCGGGGCGTGGTGGCGCTGTCGGGGGGCAAGGTGGTCGGCACCGCGCTGGCCACGCCCTTTGGCGCGGTGGCGATGGCGAACATGATTATCGTGGACCGGGCGATGCGCGGCCGCGGTCTGGGCCGCAGCCTGATGCAGCGGGCGATGGCCCTGGTCGAGGCACCGGAATGGCGGCTGGTCGCCACGGCCGACGGGTTGCCGCTGTATGAAAAGCTGGGCTTCGTCGCCTGCGGGCGGGTGTTGCAGCACCAGGGCCCGGTGGCTGCGCAAGCCGCGCCGGACGGGGTGGAATGGGCGGTGCAGGCCGACCTGCCCGCGCTTGTGGCGCTGGACCGGCAGGCCACCGGCGCCGACCGTGCGGATCTGATCGCCGAACTGATGGCCGAGGGCCGGCTGGCGGTGATCCGCGAGGGCGGTGCGCTGGCGGGCTTTGTCGCGCTGCGCCGCTTTGGCCGCGGCGAGGTGGCCGGCCCGGTGATCGCGGCCGGGCCTGATGAGGCGCAGCGCCTGCTGGGCTTCGTGTTCGCGCAGCGCGAGGGCGCCTTCCTGCGCGTCGATACCACCGAGGCCGCGGGGCTTGCCCCCTGGCTGGCCGCGCAGGGGCTGGCCGCTGCCGGCGGCGGCATCGCCATGCGGCGCGGCACCCCCGCCGCCCCCGAAACCTCCCCCCTCCAGTGCTTCGCCCTTGCGGCGCAGGCGCTTGGCTGA
- a CDS encoding aspartate aminotransferase family protein yields MLSNSLIELDRAHLVHPVASWRGHEKAGVRMLTAAKGATVTDATGHTLIDGFAGLWCVNAGYGQDSVIEAATTQLRELPYATGYFGLGSEPPIRLAARLADHAPGDLNHVYFTLGGSDAVDSTVRFARYYWNARGLPQKDQFISLEQGYHGSSTVGAGLTALPVFHAGFGLPMDWQHKIPSHYSYRNPMGSDPAAITAASVAQLRAKVEELGGAERVAAFYAEPIQGSGGVLVPPPGWMAAMRAVCTELDILFVADEVITGFGRTGPMFACAEEGIVPDMLTCAKGLTSGYVPMGAVFLSDRMYQTIADHAGAAAIGHGFTYSAHPVSAAVGLAVLDLYEGGLLENGRAMGARLQAGLAGLADHPLVGEVRGRGMLAAVELVTDKAAKTPLPAAALPSQRIFDRAWANGLVIRAFGNGVLGYAPPLCCTEAEIDAIVERTLLTLDQTLEDPDVRAALR; encoded by the coding sequence ATGCTGAGCAATTCCCTGATCGAACTCGACCGCGCGCATCTTGTGCATCCCGTTGCCTCGTGGCGCGGGCATGAAAAGGCCGGGGTGCGGATGCTGACCGCTGCCAAGGGCGCGACCGTCACCGATGCCACCGGCCACACCCTGATTGACGGGTTCGCGGGCCTGTGGTGCGTGAATGCCGGATACGGGCAGGACAGCGTGATCGAGGCGGCGACGACGCAGCTGCGCGAGCTGCCCTATGCAACGGGATATTTCGGGCTGGGGTCGGAACCGCCGATCCGGCTGGCGGCGCGGCTGGCCGATCATGCGCCGGGCGATCTGAACCATGTGTACTTCACCCTTGGCGGGTCGGATGCGGTGGACAGCACCGTGCGCTTTGCCCGCTATTACTGGAACGCCCGCGGGCTGCCGCAGAAGGACCAGTTCATCTCGCTGGAGCAGGGCTATCACGGGTCTTCGACCGTGGGCGCCGGGCTGACGGCGCTGCCGGTGTTCCATGCCGGGTTCGGGCTGCCGATGGACTGGCAGCATAAAATTCCGTCGCATTACAGCTATCGCAATCCGATGGGCAGCGATCCGGCAGCGATCACTGCCGCATCTGTCGCGCAGCTGCGGGCCAAGGTGGAGGAGCTTGGCGGGGCCGAGCGGGTCGCGGCCTTCTATGCCGAACCGATCCAGGGCTCGGGCGGGGTGCTGGTGCCGCCGCCGGGCTGGATGGCGGCGATGCGCGCGGTCTGCACGGAACTGGACATCCTGTTCGTCGCCGATGAGGTCATCACCGGCTTTGGCCGCACCGGCCCGATGTTCGCCTGCGCCGAAGAGGGCATCGTGCCCGACATGCTGACCTGCGCCAAGGGCCTGACCTCGGGGTATGTCCCGATGGGCGCGGTGTTCCTGTCGGACCGCATGTACCAGACCATTGCAGACCATGCGGGGGCGGCGGCGATCGGGCATGGCTTCACCTATTCGGCGCATCCGGTCAGCGCCGCGGTGGGGCTGGCGGTGCTGGACCTCTATGAAGGCGGGCTGCTGGAGAACGGGCGCGCAATGGGCGCGCGGCTGCAGGCGGGCCTTGCCGGGCTGGCGGATCACCCGCTGGTGGGCGAGGTGCGCGGCCGCGGGATGCTGGCGGCGGTGGAGCTTGTGACCGACAAGGCGGCGAAGACGCCGTTGCCGGCCGCTGCCCTGCCCTCGCAGCGGATCTTCGACCGGGCCTGGGCCAACGGGCTGGTGATCCGCGCCTTTGGCAACGGGGTCCTGGGCTATGCGCCGCCGCTGTGCTGCACCGAGGCCGAGATCGACGCGATCGTCGAGCGCACGCTGCTGACGCTGGACCAGACGCTGGAAGACCCGGACGTGCGGGCGGCGCTGCGCTGA
- a CDS encoding HAD-IA family hydrolase, translated as MPAKPLSSFRYLSFDVVGTLIDFEAGLVAGLRGIAAEDGVDLDGEAALTLYRTARYSPDALRFPDDLARVYVQIAPGLGLRPDPALGARLRDGVAGWAPFADSVAALASLKQKYRLIAMTNAQRWAFGHFDAALGQPFHAAFTVDDTGTEKPDPAFFHQVFAFVEAEGGSRDDILHVAQSQYHDIGVSRVLGLTNCWIERRHDAAGYGGTIAPAEFTTPDYHFTSMAALADAARGELA; from the coding sequence ATGCCAGCCAAGCCGCTGAGCTCTTTTCGCTATCTCAGCTTTGATGTCGTCGGCACGCTGATCGACTTCGAGGCCGGGCTTGTGGCCGGCCTGCGGGGGATTGCCGCCGAGGATGGTGTGGATCTGGACGGCGAGGCGGCGCTGACGCTGTACCGCACCGCCCGCTACTCGCCGGATGCGCTGCGTTTTCCAGATGATCTGGCGCGGGTCTATGTGCAGATCGCGCCAGGCCTCGGCCTGCGCCCCGATCCGGCGCTTGGCGCGCGGCTGCGGGACGGCGTTGCGGGTTGGGCGCCCTTCGCCGACAGCGTGGCGGCGCTGGCGAGCCTGAAGCAGAAGTACCGGCTGATCGCCATGACCAATGCACAGCGATGGGCCTTTGGCCATTTCGACGCGGCCCTGGGCCAGCCGTTCCACGCCGCCTTCACGGTAGACGACACCGGTACCGAAAAGCCGGACCCGGCCTTCTTCCATCAGGTTTTTGCCTTCGTCGAAGCCGAGGGCGGCAGCCGGGACGACATCTTGCACGTCGCGCAAAGCCAGTATCACGACATCGGCGTTTCCCGCGTCCTTGGGCTGACCAATTGCTGGATCGAGCGGCGGCACGACGCGGCAGGCTATGGCGGCACCATCGCCCCGGCCGAATTCACGACCCCGGACTACCATTTCACCTCGATGGCGGCGCTGGCCGACGCCGCCCGGGGGGAGCTTGCCTGA
- a CDS encoding ABC transporter substrate-binding protein, producing MTDKGITNWTSRDDAMVEHAIRRGATRRDLLRMFMAGGASILAGGTILGRATAALAATPVRGGHFKAAGWSSSTADTLDPAKASLSTDYVRCCSVYNRLTFLDEAGTVNMELADSIESSDATVWTVKLKSGVTFHDGKSLTSADVVYSMMRHLDENTGSKVNSIAKQMTAITAVDPLTVQITLAAANADLPTILAMHHFMIVADGTTDFSTANGTGAFKIEVFEPGVKSLMVRNENYFKADGAYLDSFEYFAIPDETARVNALLSGDIHLAASIKPQSMRLIETQSGIDLVKSTSGNYTNLNMRLDMEPGDKAGFIEGVKHLLNREAIQKSVMRGLAEIANDQPISPMSPYHNAELKARDYDPEKAKALFEKAGLMGVSIPVVASEAATASVDMATVLQQSGAEIGMKFDIQRVPSDGYWSNYWLKAPVHFGNINPRPTPDILFSLLYDTNAPWNESQYKSPKFDAMLIEARGELDFAKRKEIYGEMQVMVSNEAGTAIPVFLSNVDAKTSKLQGLKANPLGGQMGYAMAEYVWLEA from the coding sequence ATGACTGACAAAGGTATCACGAACTGGACCAGCCGCGATGACGCGATGGTCGAGCACGCCATCCGCCGCGGCGCGACCCGCCGCGACCTGCTGCGGATGTTCATGGCCGGCGGCGCCAGCATCCTGGCGGGCGGCACCATCCTGGGCCGCGCCACCGCGGCGCTGGCGGCCACGCCGGTGCGCGGCGGCCATTTCAAGGCGGCCGGCTGGTCGTCCTCGACCGCCGACACGCTGGACCCGGCCAAGGCGTCGCTCTCCACCGACTATGTGCGCTGCTGCTCGGTCTACAACCGCCTGACCTTCCTCGACGAGGCCGGCACGGTGAACATGGAACTGGCCGACAGCATCGAAAGCAGCGATGCCACGGTCTGGACCGTCAAGCTGAAGTCGGGCGTCACCTTCCACGATGGCAAGTCGCTGACCTCGGCCGACGTCGTCTATTCGATGATGCGGCACCTGGATGAGAACACCGGGTCCAAGGTCAACTCCATCGCCAAGCAGATGACCGCGATCACCGCGGTGGATCCGCTGACGGTGCAGATCACCCTGGCCGCGGCCAATGCCGACCTGCCGACGATCCTGGCCATGCACCACTTCATGATCGTCGCCGACGGCACCACCGATTTCAGCACCGCCAACGGCACCGGCGCCTTCAAGATCGAAGTGTTCGAGCCGGGCGTGAAATCGCTGATGGTGCGCAACGAGAACTACTTCAAGGCCGACGGCGCCTATCTGGACAGCTTTGAATATTTCGCCATCCCCGACGAGACCGCCCGCGTCAACGCGCTGCTGTCGGGCGACATTCACCTGGCGGCCTCGATCAAGCCGCAGTCGATGCGGCTGATCGAAACCCAGTCGGGCATCGACCTGGTGAAAAGCACCTCGGGCAACTACACCAACCTGAACATGCGGCTGGACATGGAGCCGGGCGACAAGGCCGGCTTCATCGAGGGCGTCAAGCACCTGCTGAACCGCGAAGCGATCCAGAAATCGGTGATGCGCGGCCTGGCCGAGATTGCCAATGACCAGCCGATCTCGCCGATGAGCCCCTATCACAACGCCGAGCTGAAGGCCCGGGACTATGACCCGGAAAAAGCCAAGGCGCTGTTCGAGAAGGCCGGCCTGATGGGCGTGTCGATCCCGGTCGTGGCCTCCGAGGCGGCGACCGCCTCGGTCGACATGGCGACGGTGCTGCAGCAATCGGGCGCCGAGATCGGCATGAAGTTCGATATCCAGCGCGTGCCCTCGGATGGCTACTGGTCGAACTACTGGCTGAAGGCGCCGGTCCATTTCGGCAACATCAACCCGCGCCCGACGCCCGACATCCTGTTCTCGCTGCTCTATGACACCAACGCGCCCTGGAACGAAAGCCAGTACAAATCGCCGAAATTCGATGCGATGCTGATCGAGGCCCGCGGCGAGCTGGACTTTGCCAAGCGCAAGGAGATCTATGGCGAGATGCAGGTGATGGTGTCGAACGAGGCCGGCACCGCGATCCCGGTGTTCCTGTCGAACGTCGATGCGAAAACCTCGAAGCTGCAGGGCCTGAAGGCCAACCCGCTTGGCGGCCAGATGGGCTATGCAATGGCCGAATACGTCTGGCTCGAGGCCTGA